A genomic window from Halobellus ruber includes:
- a CDS encoding DUF7108 family protein: MREDPHEASDPADADDTDSGQGGEYVDGTDDEVDGGDDTGDREIPEEVVSEAERLTRLATDAAVDAEAAVYRDRRAEIVREHDFVPRVREEDDTLVLYPEEWVEEGLIQLDRIEDTDRAVEVSLSGPDHGAEWEAVEADNEAIVAAVAEEHGQVHAANVRAFADFMGNHYLKRVDDATEAERAEFLTEYYPRNAWPSAEQAAVVEESLRLAAERGDGT, translated from the coding sequence ATGCGTGAGGACCCACACGAGGCGTCAGACCCGGCAGACGCGGACGACACCGACAGCGGACAGGGGGGCGAGTACGTCGACGGAACCGACGACGAAGTCGACGGGGGCGACGACACGGGCGATCGGGAGATCCCCGAGGAGGTCGTCTCCGAAGCCGAGCGGCTGACCCGACTCGCTACCGACGCCGCGGTCGACGCCGAGGCGGCGGTGTACCGCGACCGCAGAGCGGAGATCGTCCGGGAGCACGACTTCGTTCCGCGCGTCCGCGAGGAAGACGACACGCTCGTGCTCTACCCCGAGGAGTGGGTCGAGGAGGGCTTGATCCAGCTCGACCGGATCGAGGACACCGACCGCGCGGTCGAGGTGTCGCTGTCCGGGCCCGACCACGGCGCCGAGTGGGAGGCTGTCGAGGCGGACAACGAGGCGATCGTGGCGGCGGTGGCCGAGGAACACGGCCAGGTCCACGCCGCGAACGTCCGTGCGTTCGCGGACTTCATGGGGAACCACTATCTGAAGCGCGTCGACGACGCGACCGAAGCCGAGAGAGCGGAGTTCCTGACGGAGTACTACCCGCGGAACGCGTGGCCCTCGGCCGAACAGGCCGCTGTCGTCGAGGAGAGCCTGCGGCTGGCGGCGGAACGCGGCGACGGGACGTAG
- a CDS encoding PadR family transcriptional regulator, protein MTEVQTAVENGSVVRDLTAFQQNILVILAEEPMYGLAIKSHLETYYGTEVNHGRLYPNLDDLVEMGLVEKSELDKRTNQYELTGDGHSALLDQFDWMFGKFVTDDERAAELTDLIDANR, encoded by the coding sequence ATGACGGAAGTTCAGACGGCTGTCGAGAACGGCAGCGTCGTCCGTGATCTCACAGCGTTCCAGCAGAATATTCTCGTCATTCTGGCCGAGGAGCCGATGTACGGGCTCGCGATCAAGAGCCACCTCGAGACGTACTACGGCACGGAAGTGAACCACGGGCGGCTCTACCCCAACCTCGACGACCTCGTGGAGATGGGGCTGGTCGAGAAAAGCGAACTCGACAAACGCACGAACCAGTACGAACTCACCGGGGACGGCCACTCCGCCCTCCTAGACCAGTTCGACTGGATGTTCGGGAAATTCGTCACGGACGACGAGCGCGCGGCCGAGCTCACGGACCTGATCGACGCCAACCGGTAG
- the rnhA gene encoding ribonuclease HI produces the protein MPSLECDPDAARDRLEAAGAEVVAGNTEYERWRAERGDATAVAYDDTVVVQGTNPTDLLALLRPAEGGRAHVYFDGASRGNPGPAAIGWVLVTDEGIVDEGGDRIGETTNNRAEYAAVIRALEAADAHGFDEVDVRGDSELLVRQVRGEYDTNNPELRERRVRVRELLERFDRWTLEHVPREVNDRADTLANEALDDA, from the coding sequence ATGCCCAGTCTTGAGTGTGACCCCGACGCCGCTCGCGACCGCCTCGAGGCTGCGGGCGCCGAGGTCGTTGCGGGGAACACCGAATACGAGCGGTGGCGGGCCGAGCGCGGCGACGCCACGGCCGTCGCCTACGACGACACGGTCGTCGTGCAGGGGACGAACCCGACGGACCTGCTCGCGTTGCTCCGGCCCGCCGAGGGCGGACGGGCGCACGTCTACTTCGACGGGGCGAGCCGCGGCAACCCCGGTCCGGCGGCGATCGGGTGGGTGCTTGTCACCGACGAGGGGATCGTCGACGAGGGCGGCGACCGGATCGGCGAGACCACCAACAACCGCGCGGAGTACGCCGCCGTGATCCGGGCGCTGGAGGCCGCCGACGCGCACGGCTTCGACGAGGTCGACGTCCGCGGCGACTCCGAACTGCTCGTCAGGCAGGTCCGCGGGGAGTACGACACAAACAACCCCGAACTCCGGGAGCGGCGGGTCCGGGTCCGGGAGCTCCTAGAGCGGTTCGACCGGTGGACCCTCGAACACGTACCGAGAGAGGTAAACGACCGCGCCGACACGCTAGCGAACGAGGCACTCGACGATGCGTGA
- a CDS encoding transcription initiation factor IIB, with protein sequence MTRPTRQREQDADRTRWQGDREEESDEETDDIDVEDMDEEDLVRTGDGELIHEPTGIVVEEEQIDPGPEWRAFNHSERQEKSRVGAPTTQTMHDKGLTTTIDWKDKDAYGRSISSRKRSQMHRLRKWQERIRTKDAGERNLQFALSEIDRMASALGVPRSVREVASVIYRRALNEDLIRGRSIEGVATSALYAACRKEGIPRSLEEISEVSRVDRKEIGRTYRYISQELGLEMKPVDPKKYVPRFCSELELSKEVQSKADEIIETTAEKGLLSGKSPTGFAAAAIYAASLLCNEKKTQREVADVAQVTEVTIRNRYQEQIEAMGIHS encoded by the coding sequence ATGACACGGCCCACCCGCCAGCGGGAACAGGACGCCGACAGGACGCGGTGGCAGGGCGACCGCGAGGAGGAATCCGACGAGGAAACTGACGACATCGACGTCGAGGATATGGACGAGGAAGACCTCGTCCGCACGGGTGATGGGGAACTCATCCACGAACCGACGGGGATCGTCGTCGAGGAAGAACAGATCGATCCCGGGCCGGAGTGGCGGGCGTTCAACCACTCCGAGCGGCAGGAGAAGTCCCGTGTGGGCGCGCCAACGACCCAGACGATGCACGATAAGGGGCTGACGACGACGATCGATTGGAAGGACAAAGACGCCTACGGCCGGTCGATCTCCTCGCGGAAGCGCTCGCAGATGCACCGGTTGCGGAAGTGGCAGGAGCGGATCCGGACGAAGGACGCGGGCGAACGCAACCTCCAGTTCGCGCTCTCGGAGATCGACCGGATGGCCTCGGCGCTGGGTGTGCCGCGGTCCGTCCGCGAGGTCGCGTCGGTGATCTACCGCCGCGCGCTCAACGAGGACCTCATCCGCGGCCGCTCCATCGAGGGGGTCGCCACCTCCGCACTGTATGCAGCGTGCCGGAAGGAGGGCATTCCCCGCTCCCTCGAGGAGATTTCGGAGGTCTCCCGCGTCGACCGCAAGGAGATCGGCCGGACCTACCGGTACATCTCCCAGGAGCTGGGCCTGGAGATGAAGCCGGTCGACCCCAAGAAGTACGTCCCGCGGTTCTGCTCGGAACTCGAGCTCTCGAAGGAAGTCCAGTCGAAGGCCGACGAGATAATCGAGACGACCGCCGAGAAGGGGTTGCTCTCCGGGAAGTCGCCGACGGGCTTCGCGGCGGCGGCGATCTACGCGGCGTCGCTTCTGTGTAACGAGAAGAAAACCCAACGCGAGGTCGCCGACGTCGCCCAGGTGACCGAGGTCACCATTCGGAACCGGTATCAAGAACAGATCGAGGCGATGGGGATCCACAGTTAA
- a CDS encoding inorganic diphosphatase — protein sequence MTNLWEDLETGPDAPDVVYAVVECLKGERNKYEYDKDVPGVVLDRVLHSNVHYPSDYGFLPRTYYDDEDPFDVLVLVEDQTFPGCVIEARPVAMMEMDDDGEKDDKVIAVPAEDPRYDHVEGVDDLTDQRKDEISEFFETYKNLETGKETETLGWKDADAAKDAIERAMDLYEDEFA from the coding sequence ATGACGAACCTCTGGGAGGACCTCGAAACCGGACCGGACGCGCCCGACGTCGTCTACGCCGTCGTGGAGTGTCTCAAGGGTGAGCGGAACAAATACGAGTACGACAAGGACGTGCCCGGCGTCGTCCTCGATCGGGTGCTACACTCGAACGTCCACTACCCCTCGGACTACGGCTTCCTGCCGCGGACCTACTACGACGACGAGGATCCGTTCGACGTTCTCGTACTCGTCGAGGACCAGACGTTCCCGGGGTGTGTGATCGAGGCGCGTCCCGTCGCGATGATGGAGATGGACGACGACGGCGAGAAGGACGACAAGGTGATCGCCGTCCCCGCCGAAGACCCCCGCTACGACCACGTCGAGGGCGTCGACGACCTCACCGACCAGCGGAAAGACGAGATCTCGGAGTTCTTCGAGACGTACAAGAACCTCGAAACGGGCAAAGAGACCGAGACCCTCGGCTGGAAGGACGCAGACGCCGCCAAGGACGCCATCGAACGCGCGATGGACCTCTACGAGGACGAGTTCGCGTAA